One segment of Leptodactylus fuscus isolate aLepFus1 chromosome 7, aLepFus1.hap2, whole genome shotgun sequence DNA contains the following:
- the BBS1 gene encoding BBSome complex member BBS1: MSSSSDSSREGESSKWLDAHYDPVAGLNTFSSCIALADLHGDGDFKMVAGDIGNGPYNMKLKVYKGTSLMSENALLDMPTGVAAFLMDQNEPRTPAVAVASGPFIYVYKNLRPYFKFTLPALEVNPLEKEVWDQAKEDKIDPMTLKEMLDGIRDKAEIPLSVRSLRFLMLDQQEMDNFVNTYKQLPLKRQTVITCMGTLKKNMADEDAVCCLVIGTESGEIFILDPEAFTILTRVGLPSVPTLLDVNGQYDIEYRITVACRNGNVYILRRDSKRPKYCIELNAQVVGMVRVQKNIIIGTSQETLLGYSQKGKRLWTVTLPAPVMTMALLEQKSRSIQAVLVGLKNLEVHLYRDKNLLSVISTPDIVTSLCFGRYGREDDTLIMSTRGGGLIIKILKRTAHFEDKDTAPGPPTGQSIKLNVPKKTKLYVDQTLRERENAVAMHRVFQMDLYRLRLSAARAYVKALDASLTPVSSTMQEPLTLNAAVQGIGPRFKLILNLQNTSVNRPSMQLLISFLYDEHLYQLRPSFFKVPLLVPGLNYPIETFVDCCSDKGISGIIKVFVLREGKSTPLLTAHINMPVSEGLVAG, translated from the exons ATGTCATCCTCGTCAGACAGCAGCCGGGAAGG TGAGTCCTCAAAATGGCTGGATGCTCATTACGATCCTGTTGCTGGTCTAAATACATTCTCCTCCTGTATCG CTCTTGCCGATTTACATGGGGACGGTGATTTTAAG ATGGTGGCTGGCGATATCGGTAATGGGCCATATAATATGAAACTGAAAGTCTATAAGGGCACAAGTCTCATGTCTGAGAATGCATTGCTAGACATGCCAACTGGTGTTGCCGCCTTCTTGATGGATCAGAATGAACCACGGACTCCGGCTGTAGCTGTGGCCTCTGGACCATTCATTTATGTGTATAAGAATCTGAGACCTTACTTCAAGTTCACTTTGCCAGCGCTTGAAGTTAACCCTCTCGAGAAGGAAGTGTGGGATCAAGCTAAAGAG GACAAAATTGACCCAATGACATTGAAGGAGATGTTGGATGGAATCAG AGATAAAGCAGAGATTCCTCTCTCCGTCCGGTCACTTCG GTTCCTTATGCTGGATCAACAGGAGATGGATAATTTTGTGAACACGTATAAGCAATTGCCATTGAAACGTCAG ACTGTGATTACATGTATGGGGACTCTAAAGAAGAACATGGCAGATGAAGATGCTGTCTGCTGCCTGGTTATAGGTACAGAAAGTGGAGAAATCTTTATACTGGATCCAGAAGCTTTTACTATTTTAACCCGG GTCGGTCTCCCCAGTGTCCCGACTCTCCTGGATGTCAATGGACAGTATGATATCGAGTACCGCATCACTGTTGCATGCCGCAATGGTAACGTGTATATCCTCCGCAG agactctAAGCGGCCTAAATATTGCATTGAGCTGAATGCTCAGGTGGTTGGAATGGTTCGTGTCCAGAAGAATATTATAATTGGGACCTCCCAAGAGACGCTGCTTGGATATTCCCAAAAG GGAAAGAGACTCTGGACAGTTACTCTGCCTGCTCCTGTCATGACAATGGCTTTACTGGAACAGAAGTCACGAAGCATCCAAGCTGTTCTGGTGGGATTAAAGAATCTGGAAGTTCACCTGTACAGAGATAAGAATCTGCTGAGCGTCATATCAACCCCA GACATAGTGACAAGTCTTTGTTTTGGAAGATATGGAAGAGAAGATGATACTCTGATTATGTCCACGAGAG GCGGGGGTCTTATTATTAAGATATTGAAGAGAACGGCTCACTTTGAAGACAAGGATACAGCACCCGGACCCCCTACTGGGCAAAGCATTAAGCTCAATGTACCGAAGAAAACCAAACTTTATGTGGACCAGACCCTTCGTGAGAGAGAGAATGCTGTGG CAATGCACCGCGTTTTCCAAATGGATCTGTATCGTCTCCGCCTTAGTGCTGCCCGAGCTTATGTTAAGGCCTTGGATGCCAGCCTGACTCCAGTATCCTCAACAATGCAGGAACCGCTTACTCTAAATGCTGCT GTACAGGGAATTGGTCCCCGCTTCAAACTAATACTGAATTTACAGAACACGTCAGTGAACCGGCCATCCATGCAACTGCTAATAAGTTTCCTATATGATGAACACCTTTACCAGCTCAGACCGTCATTCTTTAAG gtTCCGCTGCTGGTTCCTGGCTTGAACTATCCTATTGAGACATTTGTGGATTGCTGCAGTGACAAAGGGATCTCTGGTATAATAAAG GTTTTCGTCTTGAGAGAAGGTAAAAGTACACCGCTGCTTACAGCGCACATCAACATGCCGGTCAGCGAAGGCCTAGTGGCCGGGTGA